The nucleotide window TGAGTACCCGGGTCCGGCTGTGGTGAGTGTCTACACGACCTGCGAGCCGGAGCATGGTGTGGCGGACGACCGGTCGTCGTGTCAGGCGAAGCTGGCGGTCGATTCCCGGGCTTTTCCCCTCTTTGCCTACGACCCGCGTAAGGGCGAGCGGATCAAAGAGCGGCTAAGCCTGGCGGGTAACCCGGCGGTGAACGACGATTGGTATCGATTGCCGAATACAGGTGAGGTGGTTGACTTTATTGCGTTTGCCCGAACCGAAGGCCGATTTGCCAAACAGTTCGATGTGGAAGGCCGTCCATCTGAGACGCTGCTCTACGCCCGGGAAGAGCGACTTCAGTACTGGCGACGCCTGCAAGAGCTCGCCGGCATCCGTTAACGGAAGGGGCAACGCCCCCTCCGGCCCCGCCATAGCTGGAACCACGCTGGACTGGCCGCCGGTATACTGTAACCGGTCGATTTCATGGAATGCAGCGTATTGATATGCTATGCTTAATAAAATACGGCTGTCCCGTTGAGGGGACGTAGCGTGTATCAAGATTATCGGTTACACGATGCGACGTGGAATATGTAGACTCGGACGACGGTCCGAATAGGAAAGGGATCAGGCAGTAACCTGCCGAAGGAGGCATATGTATCCGGTTATCAGCGGATTTGACCATCTGGTCTTTGCCGAGGCGCCCAGGTTGATCTATTGGGAGCTGACGCGGGCCTGCGATCTGGTCTGTACCCACTGTCGCGCCGAGGCGATAGCGATGCGCGACCCGTTTGAGTTAAGTACCAACGAGGCCAAGACGCTGCTGGGGCAGTTCCGGACGTTCGGCGACCCGGCGCCGCAACTCGTGATGACCGGGGGCGACCCGCTGAAACGTCCCGATTTCTTTGAGTTGGTCCGTCACGGCCGAAGCATCGGGATGCCGATCTCTGTGGCGCCCAGCGGCACCCCGTTGCTGACGCCGGAGGCGATCGCGGCCCTGGCGGAGAACGGGGTCATGAGCATGTCGCTGAGCATCGACGGTGCCACGGCCGAGAGCCACGATCGATTCCGCGGTGTCGCGGGCTGTTTTGAGACCACCATGCGCGCCATCCGGGCTGTCCGGGCGGCAGGGATTCCGCTGCAGATCAACACCCTTGTCACCCCCGAGACCATGGGGGAACTGCCGGGCGTCTTCCGGTTGCTTCAGGACATGGGGATCATGCGGTGGAGTCTCTTCTATCTGATCGCCACGGGGCGCGGTCGGGCGCTGCGCGAGATCAGACCCAGCGAAGCCGAGGCGCTACACAACTGGATCTACGACCTCGTCAAGACGGCCCCTTTCGCCATTAAGGCGACAGAGGCCCCCCATTTCCGCCGCGTTGCCTATATGCGGATGCGGCTGGAGGGTCTGGACGACGCCGCGATCCGGCAGACGCCCATCGGACGGGGATTCGGCATCCGCGACGGCAACGGCATCATGTTCATCTCCCATACCGGGGATGTCTATCCGTCCGGGTTCCTGCCGGTGACGGCCGGCAATGTCCGTCGCGAAAGCCCGGTCTCGATCTATCGCCACTCGGAGATCTTCACGCGCCTGCGCGACGCCGATTCGTATGCCGGAAAATGCGGCCTCTGTGAGTTTCGCTGGGTTTGCGGCGGGTCGCGGGCCCGCGCGTTCGCCGAGACCAACGATCCCAACGGCAGCGATCCGCTGTGCGCCTACAGGCCGGAGGCCGCGCTGACAGGGGCGACAGCAGCCGATCGGGGATAGGTCTGGGCCTCCGGACATCCGCATATCCTCAAATTTACTCACTTTGTCATGCAGATGCGTCTAGCCGATTGGTGACCTCGAACCTACATTATTACAGGAGATGGACGCGCTATGGGTATCGGACCGATAGCGCATAGCGAACGTATCGCGCATCGATAGGGACGGAAGGTTACGTATTGCAGCCGACCCGAAGGCGGCGCAGCCGACAGGAGGGACGAATGCAGATCTCACGGATCCTTTTTCCGACCGATTTCTCCCATGACGCCGAACACGCATTCCAGTATGCCCTGACCTTTGCGAGAGAGTTCGGCGCCGAACTCCACCTGCTTCACGTCATCTATTTTCCTCCTCAAACGCCCGAATACGACATCGGACAGGTCATCGACAGCCTGGTCAAGAATGCCGAGGACAACCTGAAAAAACTCGCCGAAGGGGTCCCGGAGCCGAAATCGGTCTTTCGTCTGGACGTACAGGTCGGGGTGGAGCATGTCGAAATTACGAAGTATGCCGAGCGGGAGAAGATCGATCTCATCGTCATGGGGACCCGTGGACGGACCGGGCTGGCTCATGTCTTTCTGGGGAGCGTCGCCGAGCGGGTGGTCCGCCACGCCTCGTGTCCTGTCCTGACCGTCAAGCTTCCGCCGCGCAGGGGCGGCGAGGACGCTAAAGAGGAGGCGGCGACATGACGCTGCAGCATAAGGCGTTGGCCCATTACCTCGAAGCGGCGCTTGGGGGCGTTGTCCAGGTGCAGGCCGTACGGCCGCTTACCGGTGAGGAGCCTTCCATTGTCGGGCGGGAGCTTGGGACGCTGCACGGCCACGATCTGAAGGCCTTCGGTTACGGTCGGCCGATCCAGATCGACCTGCTCCTGAACGGGACCCCCCGCTCCTACGTGCTGTCCACCATGCGGGGCGGCTCCGGGTTCGGCCACGATCATAAGGCCGACCGGGCGGGGACCTTGATCTGGGCGCATGATGCCTTCGGCAGGCTCGCGCGGCACGTGCAGAGCGTCGATGTCGGCTTCTTTACGTACGAGGGGCAACTGCAATCGGCCGGGCGCGCGGACGAGTACTTCCTACTGATGGAGAAGGTCGAGGGGGCCGCGTATTGGCTGGACCTGGAGCGGATTCGGGCGGCGGGGACGGCGACCGAACCGGATTTTGACCGTGCCAGGGCGCTCTCGGACTATCTGGCGGACATCCACGCACAGAAAGGCCGGGATGAACAGCTCTATTTCCGTCGAATCCGGGACCTGATCGGCCACGGCGAGGGGATCATGGGGATCCTGGACGGCTATCCGACCGATTATCCGCTTCTTCCATCCGAACAACAGTACATTGTCGAGAGCGGATGTGTGGCCTGGCGTCAGTACCTGAAAGAGAAGAGCGCGCGTCTGAGTATCGTCCATGGCGATTTTCACCCGTGGAATATCCTCTTTCGCAAGGGGACCGATTTCACGCTGCTCGACCGCAGTCGCGGCGAGTGGGGGGATCCGGCCGACGACATTGCGGCCCTGAGCATCAACTTTCTCTTCTTCTCACTGTTGCGGTCGGGTCGGCTGGAGGGCCCGTTTCGGGAGCTGTTTGATTGCTTTTATGGCGGCTACCTGGAGCGGACCCGCGATTCGGAGCTGAACTCGGTGATTCCGCCCTTTTACGTCTTTCGGGCCCTGGTGATCGCCAGCCCGCGGTGGTACCCCGACCTGCCCGAAGAGGTACGCGTCAAGCTGTTTCGGTTCGTCCAGACGATGCTTCGACTCGAGCAGTTCGATCACACCGATGTGAATCAGTATCTGATGTGAGGCGACAGCGATGGCGTGGGTAGCGTGGTTGACAGGACTGCCCGGAAGCGGTAAAAGCAGCATCAGCCGTGAGGTTGCGTTGCGCGTACAGGCGCGCGGAATCCGGGTGCGGGTGCTGGAGCTTGATGAGATCCGACGGGTCGTGACCCCTACGCCGAGCTACACCGCCCAGGAACGCGAGATCGTCTATCGCGCCCTGGCCTACATGGCGTGGCTGCTTTACAGCGAAGGGGTCAGCGTCATTGTTGATGCAACCGCCCATCGACGGCGATTTCGCGACACGGCCCGCGCGCTGATTCCCGCCTTTGCCGAGATCTATCTTCGGACGTCGCTCTCGACCTGTCGCGCTCGGGCGGGGGACCGGCGAGGCGGCTATGCCCCCGCCGACGTCTACGGACAGGCCGGCCGCGAGGGATCGACGGTGCCGGGCGTCGATGAGGCGTATGAGCCGCCGCTTCATCCAGAACTGGCCCTCGATACCGAGGCGCTCGACGTGATGGACGCCGCTGAACAGGCAGTGAGATTTCTTGAAGCGTTAGAGGTCGGCCAGACTGTCGGTATGGTTGAGCCGGGATGTTGAGAACAGGCCGACTGCGGGGGAGAGGCGATGAACGCGCTGACAAACTCTCGGGTAACAGATCGTGTCCGAGAACAGGGCGAGCGAAGCGAGGCGTGTCCCTACCTGAAACGGGCCATCTTGACCTCCAGGTACCCGATCGAGGGGTATTGCGTGGGGCACCCTCACGGGAGGCTTCGGGTTGTCACGATTGCCGAGTTTCGGGAGTTGTGCACAACGGCCGATCACGTTCAGTGTCAACTGTATCGCGAGCTGCGCCATCAGGAACTGGGTGCGGGAGACCCGGCGCGCGGGGCTGTCTGATGCTGAAGCCAAGGTGCGGTCGGGAGTGCTTCAACTGCTGGAAGTAATCGTGTAAGAAAGGAGGAATAGCCATGGCGCTTGTCAAGTGGACACCATTCGGCGATCTTGCGACATTCAGGCGGGAGATGGATAGGGTCTTTGAGCGATTTTTCGGCGAACTGCCTCGCCTGGACCTGGCCGGAGCAGGATGGAGCCCCCACCTGGACGTGACCGAAACCAAGGATCGCGTCATCGTCAAGGCCGAGCTTCCTGGAATGGAGGCCAAAGACCTGGATATCACCATATCCGGGAATACGCTGAGTCTGAAGGGGGAGAAGCGACAGGTCAAAGAGGAGCACGACGAACATCACCATCTGCTCGAACGCTCCTACGGCGCCTTTACTCGAACGGTCGAACTTCCCGCGCCGGTGGCGGCCGATAAGATCAAGGCGGCGTTCAAGAACGGGGTGTTGACCATCACCCTTCCAAAGACCGAGGAGGCGAAGCGAAAGGCGATCCCGATTCAGGTTGAATGAGGAGAGTGCGATGAAGACAGCCACGGTTGGACGCAAGCGGTACGACATCGCATCGTCCAAAAAGAGCGTCGACACTGCGACCGATTCCTACCTGGCCAAGGGCGCGCCCGGTAAGATGGTGTGCCACGGATGCCATGCGATCTCGACGGGGAGGCGATGGTATCAGGATGAGGCGGCGTACGCCAAGCTTCTCAAGGCGGGAACGGTGAAAGAGATCTTCTGTCCGGCATGTGAAAAGATTCGCGACAGCTATCCAAGCGGGCAGGTAACGCTGAGGGGGGCGTTCCTGGCCGAGCATCAGGATGAGATTCTGCACATCATCAGCAACGAGGAGAAACGGGCCAGGGAGCGCAATCCGCTCCACCGGATCATGGGGCTGCGCGAGGAGAACGGACAGCTTGAGGTTACGACGACCGATGAGAAGCTGGCGCAACGGATCGGACGGGAGCTTCACAAGGCCTGTGGGGGGACCGTCGAGTACGGCTGGTCGCATGGCAACAAGTTCCTTCGCGTGCAGTGGGAGCGTTGAGGGGGAGCCCGATGCCGCCGGTGCGTGTGCAACGGTTGCAGCAGCCGCCCATCGCCGAGCAGCCGATCGAGATCGTCGAGCGGAAGGGGTTGGGCCATCCCGACTCGATCTGCGACGCCGTGATGGAAGAGATTGCGCGGGCCATCAACGCCGAGTATCAGCAGCGCTTTGGCCGGGTCCTGCACAACAACATCGACAAGGCCCTTCTTGTCGCCGGACGGGTGCGACGGCGGCTCGGGCGGGGGCGCGTGCTGCAACCGATGGAGCTGGTGATCGGCGATCGCGCCACGTTTCGCGTCGGGCGGGTCCGCGTCCCGATCAGGGAGATCGCGGTCGAGGCGGCGAAGGGGTGGTTTCGCAGGTCGCTGCGTCACGTCGACCCGAACAAGCACCTGCGGTATCGGGTAGTCCTGGCCGAGGGATCCGAGGAGTTGGCCGACATCTTCAGTCGTGAGGGGGTCAGGGAATCCAATGACACCTCGGCGGCGGTCGGCTATGCGCCTCTGAGCGAGACCGAACAGATCGTCCTCTGGGTCGAGCGATACCTGAACTCCTCCGACTTCAAGACGGCATTTCCCGAAACAGGGGAGGATGTCAAGGTGATGGGGATCCGCTCGGACCGGGAGCTGAATCTGACAATAGCCATGCCGCTGTTGTGCAGGGCCATTGCGTCGGAAGCAGCCTATTTTCGCAAGAAGGCGGAGGTTGTAGAGGTCCTGCGCCGGGCGCTGCCGACCTCGCCGGGACTGGATCGCATCGAGCCGACCTTGAACCCACTGGATCGTGAGGGCCGCGGGATGGGCGGCATGTACCTGTCGCTGCTGGGTACCTCGGCGGAGGACGCCGATTCCGGACAGGTGGGACGCGGCAACCGCGTCAATGGGGTGATTCCGCTGAACCGTCCGGTCGGCAGTGAGGCGGCGGCCGGGAAGAACCCGGTCAGCCATGTCGGAAAGATCTATACGGTCTTGTCGCATCGGATGGCCGACCAGATCTACCGGCGGGTTGGCGGGGTGCGCGAGGTCTACGTCTGGCTTGTGGGGCAGATCGGTCGGCCGGTCGATCAACCCTGGACGGCGGTCCAACTGATCCCGGCATCGGATACGGAGGATGACCGGATTACGCGGGAGTGCAGATTGGTCATTGAGCAAGAGCTGAGTCGTTTAACCGATTTTTGTCTGGAATTAACCGAGGGGAAATATCCTGTTTGCTAAGCCATGGAAAGGAGCCGACGATGCGAGTAAAGGATCGAATGAGGCGCTCACTGGTGAGTATCGCACAGTCCGACACGCTGGATCACGCGATGACGACGTTAAAGCGGTTCAATATCCGCCACCTGCCGGTGGTCAAGGGGGACCGCATTGTGGGGATCGTCTCGGACCGTGACGTGAAAAA belongs to Candidatus Methylomirabilota bacterium and includes:
- a CDS encoding universal stress protein → MQISRILFPTDFSHDAEHAFQYALTFAREFGAELHLLHVIYFPPQTPEYDIGQVIDSLVKNAEDNLKKLAEGVPEPKSVFRLDVQVGVEHVEITKYAEREKIDLIVMGTRGRTGLAHVFLGSVAERVVRHASCPVLTVKLPPRRGGEDAKEEAAT
- a CDS encoding S-adenosylmethionine synthetase; the protein is MPPVRVQRLQQPPIAEQPIEIVERKGLGHPDSICDAVMEEIARAINAEYQQRFGRVLHNNIDKALLVAGRVRRRLGRGRVLQPMELVIGDRATFRVGRVRVPIREIAVEAAKGWFRRSLRHVDPNKHLRYRVVLAEGSEELADIFSREGVRESNDTSAAVGYAPLSETEQIVLWVERYLNSSDFKTAFPETGEDVKVMGIRSDRELNLTIAMPLLCRAIASEAAYFRKKAEVVEVLRRALPTSPGLDRIEPTLNPLDREGRGMGGMYLSLLGTSAEDADSGQVGRGNRVNGVIPLNRPVGSEAAAGKNPVSHVGKIYTVLSHRMADQIYRRVGGVREVYVWLVGQIGRPVDQPWTAVQLIPASDTEDDRITRECRLVIEQELSRLTDFCLELTEGKYPVC
- a CDS encoding radical SAM/SPASM domain-containing protein; the protein is MYPVISGFDHLVFAEAPRLIYWELTRACDLVCTHCRAEAIAMRDPFELSTNEAKTLLGQFRTFGDPAPQLVMTGGDPLKRPDFFELVRHGRSIGMPISVAPSGTPLLTPEAIAALAENGVMSMSLSIDGATAESHDRFRGVAGCFETTMRAIRAVRAAGIPLQINTLVTPETMGELPGVFRLLQDMGIMRWSLFYLIATGRGRALREIRPSEAEALHNWIYDLVKTAPFAIKATEAPHFRRVAYMRMRLEGLDDAAIRQTPIGRGFGIRDGNGIMFISHTGDVYPSGFLPVTAGNVRRESPVSIYRHSEIFTRLRDADSYAGKCGLCEFRWVCGGSRARAFAETNDPNGSDPLCAYRPEAALTGATAADRG
- a CDS encoding aminoglycoside phosphotransferase is translated as MTLQHKALAHYLEAALGGVVQVQAVRPLTGEEPSIVGRELGTLHGHDLKAFGYGRPIQIDLLLNGTPRSYVLSTMRGGSGFGHDHKADRAGTLIWAHDAFGRLARHVQSVDVGFFTYEGQLQSAGRADEYFLLMEKVEGAAYWLDLERIRAAGTATEPDFDRARALSDYLADIHAQKGRDEQLYFRRIRDLIGHGEGIMGILDGYPTDYPLLPSEQQYIVESGCVAWRQYLKEKSARLSIVHGDFHPWNILFRKGTDFTLLDRSRGEWGDPADDIAALSINFLFFSLLRSGRLEGPFRELFDCFYGGYLERTRDSELNSVIPPFYVFRALVIASPRWYPDLPEEVRVKLFRFVQTMLRLEQFDHTDVNQYLM
- a CDS encoding adenylyl-sulfate kinase, which translates into the protein MAWVAWLTGLPGSGKSSISREVALRVQARGIRVRVLELDEIRRVVTPTPSYTAQEREIVYRALAYMAWLLYSEGVSVIVDATAHRRRFRDTARALIPAFAEIYLRTSLSTCRARAGDRRGGYAPADVYGQAGREGSTVPGVDEAYEPPLHPELALDTEALDVMDAAEQAVRFLEALEVGQTVGMVEPGC
- a CDS encoding ATPase, with protein sequence MKTATVGRKRYDIASSKKSVDTATDSYLAKGAPGKMVCHGCHAISTGRRWYQDEAAYAKLLKAGTVKEIFCPACEKIRDSYPSGQVTLRGAFLAEHQDEILHIISNEEKRARERNPLHRIMGLREENGQLEVTTTDEKLAQRIGRELHKACGGTVEYGWSHGNKFLRVQWER
- a CDS encoding molecular chaperone, giving the protein MALVKWTPFGDLATFRREMDRVFERFFGELPRLDLAGAGWSPHLDVTETKDRVIVKAELPGMEAKDLDITISGNTLSLKGEKRQVKEEHDEHHHLLERSYGAFTRTVELPAPVAADKIKAAFKNGVLTITLPKTEEAKRKAIPIQVE